GGCGAAAGCGAATACGTCTGGGCTCTCAAGGACATCAATTTCAAAGTGGAACAAGGCGACGTCGTAGGAATCATCGGTAGAAACGGCGCCGGCAAGAGTACGCTCCTCAAACTACTAAGCCGCGTGACCGCCCCTACCACAGGCATCATCCGCGCACGGGGCCGCATCGCAAGCCTCCTCGAAGTAGGCACCGGATTCCACCCCGAGATGACCGGCCGCGAGAACATCTACATGAACGGCGCCATCATGGGCATGAGCCGCGCAGAGATTACCCGCAAGCTTGACGAAATCGTGGACTTCAGCGGCTGCGAACGTTACCTGGACACCCCCGTGAAACGCTACAGCAGTGGCATGACCGTACGCCTCGGGTTCGCTATCGCAGCGCACCTGGAACCCGAAATCCTCGTGGTGGACGAAGTGCTTGCCGTGGGTGACGCCGAATTCCAGAAGAAAGCCATCGGCAAAATGCAGGACGTGAGCAAAGGCGACGGCAGGACCGTGTTGTTCGTGAGCCATAATATGGGCGCGGTGAAGAATCTGTGTAAAACAGGTTTGTTGCTTGAAAATGGGATGATAAAATTCCATGGCGGTGTTGACGACACAATCAACACATACATCCAAACAAATATAACGGATTTTTCGCAACACAAAATTGTCACTCCGAGCATGCGAGAAAAAGGACCAACTGGAGAAATTACCATTGAAGAGGCTACGTTACTCAACAATGCTACAGAAATGGGAACCGACGAGCCAATAGAAATTGAATTACTGTTAAAAAAACATTTTGGTTCCACAACAAAATGCAAATACTCCGTAAACCTTTTTGATGAAACAG
This is a stretch of genomic DNA from Fibrobacter sp. UWB13. It encodes these proteins:
- a CDS encoding ABC transporter ATP-binding protein is translated as MTAIEFENISKQYRLGLVSTGTLSHDLNRFWQTKVLRREDPYLKVGEVNDRAHKGESEYVWALKDINFKVEQGDVVGIIGRNGAGKSTLLKLLSRVTAPTTGIIRARGRIASLLEVGTGFHPEMTGRENIYMNGAIMGMSRAEITRKLDEIVDFSGCERYLDTPVKRYSSGMTVRLGFAIAAHLEPEILVVDEVLAVGDAEFQKKAIGKMQDVSKGDGRTVLFVSHNMGAVKNLCKTGLLLENGMIKFHGGVDDTINTYIQTNITDFSQHKIVTPSMREKGPTGEITIEEATLLNNATEMGTDEPIEIELLLKKHFGSTTKCKYSVNLFDETDSRIVGYVSKDVPVPQNQNSFKVRLKLTNHSLTQRKYKISLNVGYKDFGSNVQNFDVVKAGVLSFEVKYINKHSGVEYSSWDRNWGAVIHQGTNIEASITQ